The Christiangramia forsetii KT0803 DNA segment TGGTTTCCAGGTAAGGGTTAGAGGAGGTTCCTCTATTAATGCCAGTAATGATCCATTATATGTAATTGACGGATTTGCCATACCGGGAAGTCCGGTAAGCACATCTACCGGGATAGGAAACAGTACCACAAGTCCGCTTTCTACAATAGATCCAAGTACTATTGAATCCATTGAAATACTAAAAGATGCTTCTGCAACTGCAATTTACGGTTCCAGAGGGGCTAATGGTGTTGTTTTAATTACAACCAAAGGTGGAAAAAAAGGACGAACAGATCTAAACTTTGAAGCCTATACCAGTGTTTCAAACATTGTTAGACCTATAGACCTTTTATCTGCGCAAGAATTTGTAGACTGGAGATATGAGTATACTCCATTCGATCCTAACAATCCTACCGGTCAATTTGTAGGAGCCTACAGGGATCAGTTTGGAAACCCGATAGATCTTAATAATCCTGATGTTATACTAACAGACTGGCAGGATGAAATTGCCAGGACTGCAATAACAAGTAATTACAAATTATCCTTATCTGGAGGAAGCGAAAATACTTCGTATGCGGGCTCCTTCTCTTATCTAGATCAAGAGGGTGTTATCAAAACTTCCAATTTTGAACGTTATGCAGCCAGTATTAAAGTAGATCAAAAAATATCTGACAAATGGAAAGCCGGTCTGAATGTAAATATTGGTTATAACAAAAGAAGTGGAGTTGTTTCGGCAGCTACTGAAAATGCAAACGGAAGATCGGGAATCGTTACCAATGCTGTTCTATTTTCACCGGTTCAGGGTCTAACCCGTTATGATGATGCAGAATATGATGATGATGGTAGATTACTATCATTAAGAGGGGGTGACATTGTAAATCCTAACAGGATTCTTGAAGGAAACCTGAATGAAGGAGATAACTTCCAAAGCTTTGGAAATATATTCGTTCAATACAATTTTACAGATGCCCTTAGTTTCAAATCTTCTATTAGAGGAAACTTCTATACCAATAAAGGACAGGCTTACTACTCTGAAAAATTTGGTTGGGGACAGTCTGCCAATGGTAGAGCTTTTACTAATGAATCCAGGGGTGCTGGCTTTATCACTGAACAAAACCTTAGTTTTAATAAAACTTTTGACGATCATAGAATAAATGCCACAGCAGTCTATGAGCAACAGCAAAATTTCAATGAGTTTTTAGTAGCCAGATCTACCGGTTTCAATTTACCCGGAGTAAATCTTGATAATTTAGGGACAGCTACGGTAACATTACCTACAAACTCAGGATATAATGATAATTCATTAAAATCATATTTGGGTAGGGTTCAATATGATTTTAAGAATAGATACACCTTAAATTTAAGTGCTCGTTACGATGGATCATCAAGGTTTGCAGAAGATAAAAAATGGGGTTTCTTCCCTTCAGCGGGGGTCGCGTGGAAGGTTTCTAATGAAAAATTCCTGGAAAACAGTAAGACCTTTAATAATTTAAAATTAAGCGCCAGTTATGGAGAAACGGGAAATACGCAAATTGGATCTTATAGATCTATTGCAGCCGGAACTCTTGCCAACTATATCTTTGCCGGTGATCAATTAGCAACCGGAGTCGCGATAGACAGATTAGGAAACCCAGATCTTACCTGGGAAACCACCACACAATATGATATTGGGCTGTCACTGGGTCTTTTCAAGAACCGAATTACTCTTGATGCAGATTATTATAATAAAAGCACTACAGATTTATTATTAGAAGTGCCTCTTCCTACAACATCGGGCTTTGAGTTTTCCTTTTCCAATTTAGGAGAGGTTGAAAATAAAGGTTTAGAATTTGCTCTAAATACTATAAACATAGAAAAGGACAATTTCACCTGGAACTCAAGCTTTAATATTAGTTTCAACAAAAATGAAATAAAAAATCTGGGGGGAGCGAATGAGTTTTTCGTTACTGCTATTGGTGATAACCAGATACAGAATGATTATATTGTAAGAGTAGGTGAATCGCTTGGATCGATTTATGGAATTGAAGAGCAGGGAGTTTATAATTATGGAGACTTTGCCGCTTTTGATGGTCTAACAGATACGCAAGCAGCCGAACAAATCCGTCAGGATGCCGCAACACAGGGAATTCCTTACTATGATTTGGTTTATACATTAAAAGACGGAGTAGTAACTTCTGCTGGACAACCAGATAATACCCAGTATCGTCCCGGAATACCAAAATTTGTAGATCAAAACGGTGATGGTATTGTAAATTCAGATGACAGAACTATTATTGGAAATACGCTTCCAGAATTTTTCGGAGGTTTCAATAATAATTTCACTTACAAAAACTTTGACCTATCTGTTTTAACATCTTTTTCCTATGGAAATGATGTTTACAACAAAAATATAAAACAAGGAACTTCACAGGATATTCCATTTTTTAATAAATATGGGCAGGTAAGAGACCGCTGGACCCCTGAAAACCCAAATACTAATGTACCAGGAATTTGGGGATACGGAGATGCCGGTATTTCTGGTAATACTTATTCCAGCTACGTTGAGGATGGTTCTTACATCAGATTGAGTAATATAACTTTTGGATATAATCTTCCTAATGACACTGCAAATAAGATGGGGCTAAAATCATTTAGAGTATATGGAGCGGTAGACAATCTTTATATCTGGACAGATTATTCAGGATATGATCCTGATGTTAGCGTTGGAAACAACCAATTAACACCAGGTTTGGATGTTGACTCTTATCCGAGAGCAAGAACTTTCAGAATAGGAATGAATATAGGTTTGTAAAAAGAATTAATAACTAAAATAAAAAGATTATGGAAACAGTAAAATTTAAAGGAGTCTGGATGATCCTGATAGGGATTATCTCCTTGACCTCCTGTAGTGATGATTACTTAGATGAAAATCCAAAAACTTTTGTTAGTCCAGATGCATTACTAACAGATGAAGAAGGAGCTGAAATCTATTTAGTGGGAGCATATGATGCCGTTCAGGATATTATAGTAACCGATGATGCCGACGGTTGGTTAAACCACTGGGGGACATTGGCAGCAGATGAAGTAGTGGTTCCTGGCTGGGGAGGTGATAGAAAATTGATATTTCTTCATCAGCTCACTCCTTCTAACGCTACAGTTAGAAGAATGTGGGAGAGCATGTATATTTCATTAAACCGTATTAATAGTGTGGTAGACAGAGTGGGTGCTATGACTCCAGATCAAATTGAAGATGAGCCAAAACAAAGAATTTTAGCCGAAGCAAGATATTTAAGGGCTATGATCAATTTTGCACTGGTATCAACCTGGGAAAACGTTCCGCTCATAGAACATGAAACTACCAGCCTAAATAATTTAGAAGTACCACAGGCTACACCTGAAGAAGTATATGCTTTTATTATTGAAGATCTCCAGGCCGCTAAAACTACTCTTCCTATGGAACAGGGAGGAGGAAGAGCTACTAAAGGTGCAGCTCAGGCACTTCTGGGGAAAGTTTACCTGCAAATGACCGGCTTCCCTTTAAATCAGGATGATAAGTTTGCCCTTGCAGAAGCTGAACTTAAAGAAGTGATTGACAGCGGTGTTTATGGCCTGGTAGATTCTTATCCAGATCTTTTTGACTATACCAATGAGCAAAACAAAGAAATCCTCTTTTCAATAGGAAAAGAAGGACCTGGTAAAAATGAAGGATCTTACCTGGGTGCTTTTTACGGACCTAACGGAAATGTAAATGAAGGTGGAGGATTTGGAACCGTATATGCAAATCATGAATGGGAAGCATCTTACGACCGTGATGACATCCGTTTATTAAACAATGTAGCAAAACACAATGCTAATAACTGGACACCAGAAGAAGGAATGTTCAACCCGGAATCCTGGGGTACCAATAAAGTACCATGGAGAGCCTGGAAATGGCATGCAGAAAAGCCAAATAACTATGTAAACGATGCTCCTTTTGACAACCCATATATTCGTTTTGCGGATGTTTTACTAATGTATGCGGAAGCATTGAACGGCCAGGGAGAGTTAAGTCAAGCTGTGATTGATATGACTGTGAACAGTCTGAGGGAAAGAGTTAGATTAGAACCTACTGCAGTTCCAGATATGGCTTTAGGAAGTCAGTCTGAAAATGCTGCCGAGATTCTCGCAGAAAGACGTAGAGAGCTTGCCTTAGAAGGGTGGAGACGTAATGATTTGATCCGTTTTGGGGTATATGAAGAAACGATAAATGCTATCAACCAGGAAGGTTTCAGTACAGCTGGAAATCCTGGTCCAAATTATAATGAATTTGAAATAAGGTGGCCAATTCCTAATTCAGAAATCGAGTTAAACCCAAGTCTGGAACAGAACCCAGGATATTAATAATCTTTATTGATAATTATGAAACAATTTTTAAATAGAAAATTCTTCAACTTAGGACTGGTTGTATTGGTAATGGTTATCGCTTTTATAAGCTGTACTCCAGATTCCAATTTAAGGGACGGAATTAGAGAAGTGACTTTTAGAGCAACAGCCAATACTGCATTAATAACGGAAGGAGAATCCATAACTTATATAGATTCTTCTTTAAATGTTGCCTCACGCACCTGGACATTTAACGGTGCCGATATTACCACATCAGATCAGAAGGAAGTTGAAGTAATGTATTCTGAACCTTCCTTTGATACGGTAAATCCGGCTGAGCAATCTACAGGTTTCTTTACTACGCTGGAAGTGGAACATGACGATGGAACTACTGAAAGTAATACTTTTAGAGTAATAGTCTATCCTGAAGTGGAAGCGGCTTTTACAGCCGATAAAACCTCAGCGCTGTTTGGAAGTACGGTTCAATTTACCAATCTCACAAAAAACAGAAGATCTGAATTTGAACTTGAACGTGAAGAAGATAGTTACCTCTGGGAATTTGAAGGCGGAACTCCAGCAACGAGTACTGCAGAAAACCCGGTAGTTACGTATCCGGAACCAGGCGTTTATAATGTAAAATTAACCGCACATCGTGCAGCTCCTGAACATGATGATATAGAAGTGAAAACCGACTATATCACCATTCTGGCAGCTATACCTATAGAACCTAAGTTTTCAGCAAATATTACCACAATTGAGGCTGGCGAAGCAATCACCTTTACGGATTCAAGTAGCGGAGATGGTGATTCGTGGAAATGGACATTCCCTGGTGGAACTCCGGAAACCTCTACAGAACAAAATCCAACAGTAGTTTATAACGAGGCAGGTGTTTACGATGTAACCTTAGAAGTAAACAGGTCTCAGGATGGTGAAAGCGAAAGCATTACCAAAGCTGAATTTATTACCGTAACTGAAGCTACCGGGCCATACTGTAATGATGAATCTAATCTGGTAGGCTGTGGCAATAATGATGGGGAAGAACAAAGCCTTTCAGACTGGGTAATCACCGGAGATGGTGGTGAAGATAGAAACGCTAATTTTTCGGTATCTACTGAACGTTTCTCAGAAGGTAGTGGTAGTCTGAAATATTCGTACAGCGAACCTGGAGCTCCAGCTTTTACTGATAACTTTTTAAGGTATAAGGAAGTATTGGTAAAAGTAGATGAAGCCGGTAACTATACATTATCTATGGATGTGTTTGGAGATATTTCTTCATCAGGAACCGAGTTTGTTTTTGAAATTTCCTTAGTAAATGCAGCTACAGATGTTGAAGCCAATAAGCAATTTTTCAGAAAAGCAGGAGGTTCCTGGTTTACGGCAACTACCTCTGTTGATCTTGCTCCGGGAGACTATTATGTGATGTTTAAAATGTGGAATCCGGGATTCCATGCAGATCTGGACATAGATGTTTATTTAGATAATATCACCGTGGTAAGGAATTAAAATTTTTATCACAATCAAATAAAAGGGGCTGGAATATAACTTTCCCGTCCCTTTTTTTATCTCATGTAGAATGTAGAACATGTGAAGTTTAAAAATATTGACTATGAAAATGAGAATTAAAATTTTATTCCTGAGCTTTATTATCCTGCCGATTTTAGGCTGTTCAAAGAGCGATGATAGTACAGAACAGGAACCCGAACAAGAAGTGGTTGATCCACAGGAACCTGACATTACCGAAGGATATATGCTAGCAAATTTTTCCATTGACGGGGAAATGGGCCATCCTCCTACTGAAGAAAACTGGGAAGTAGAAGAAATATTAACCGATGAATTTAACGGGGCTTCCTTAGATGAAGAAAAATGGAATGGTTTGCACCCTGTTTGGTCCGGACGCGTTCCCAGCAATTTTGTAAGGGAGAATACCACCCAGGCAGATGGCAATTTGAGGTTGAAATCTACCTCTATGGTAGACGACCTTTCTGAAGTGAATGATCCAGAGAATGATGTATGGGTCGCTGCGGCCAGCATGACTTCCAAAGCGAAATCAGCGAAACCGGGCTATTACTATGAAGCATCTATAAAAGCTTCAGACTTATCCATGACCTCTTCTTTCTGGTTTCGTATTGGTGAATATTCAGAAATAGATGTGATCGAACATCTCGGGCATTCCAGTAAAGAGAATCTGGCTGAAAGGCTGTCTTACGAATATGCAGCGAACACCCACGTTTATGGCCCGGAACAGGGTCCCGAACCAATTGGAGCGACTTATGAAATGGGTACCCGTGGCCGTGAAGAATTTCATGTGTATGGTTTCTGGTGGAAAGATGCCACTACCCTCCTATTCTATCTGAATGGAGAACAGGTGATGGAAATCACTCCAGCAGTTCCTTTTGAAGAAGACTTGTATCTAATTTTTGATACTGAAGTTTTCACATGGGCTGGCTTACCAAAAATTGAAAATTTAAAAGACGATAGTAAAAACACCATGCTGGTAGATTTTGTAAGAACGTACAAACCTGCAACTTCAGATTTTGATGGTGGCCTAGTGAAGAATGGAAGTTTTAATCAGTCTGAACTTGCTAACTGGTACTGGAAAGGCACAATTGCCCTTGAAACCAATACCCTGATTAATGACGGAGAAGTATTTAGCCTGCAATTAGCCCCAACGGGAGCAGTTTTACAGGAAGTTCAGGTAGAAAAAAATACAGCATACACCTTAAATTATAAGGTGAAAAATCCGGGAGGCTCTGCTAAAATTGGAATTTTCGATATCGAGGAAGAAACTATAAGCTCCAATGATTCCTGGAGCAGTAAGAACCTCACTTTTAATTCCGGTGATAATACTAAAATCTTTATTACTGCTGAGAATACCGGAAACTTCAGTGTGTATGTAGATGGTTTTAAACTGGCCAAACAATAAAAGAATAAGCTTTATAAAGAAAGCATACCTATGGTTATGTTATATGCTAATCCGTTTAGACGCCTAACATAAGTTTTTGTCACCTTGAGCGCAGTCGAAAGTTGAAACAAAAACGTTTCGACTTGAGCCTGTCGAAGGGCTTTTGGAATGTGCTTCGACAAGCTCAGCACGACAATAATCAACTTTTGTTTTTAAAACAAACTAGCATAGTTGAAAAACAATCATTTATCAAATTTTTATAAAAATGAAATTATTTTTAATATTACTTCTTAGTGTAGTTTTCAGCTCCTGCTCAGGTGATAGCAATACTGAACCACAGGAACCACCGGTTACTACACCTCCAGTTACTCAAATTGATCCTACGGAAGGTTATTCTTCAGGAAATCAAATACTTGAAAATAGTGATTCCCGGTTACCTGAAGAACAAGAATGGGCCATAGTCTCTGAATTAACCGATGAATTTGAGGGCGAAAGCCTGGATGAAACCAAATGGGATGATTACCATCCACATTGGGCAGGAAGGGCTCCAAGTAAATTCAAAAAAGGAAATGCATTTGTAGAAAATGGCAGGCTTAATTTAAGGTCTACCCTGCTTAAAGATCCTTCTGAAGTTGAAGATCCTGATACCGATATCTGGGTAAATTCAGCCGCGATGGTTTCTAAAGACTGGAGCGCGAAACCCGGTTACTATTACGAAGCTTCAATGAAAGCATCTTCCCTTTCCATGACCTCATCGTTCTGGTTCAGGGTGGGAGAATATTCTGAAATAGATGTTATAGAACATATTGGGAATGCTTCCAATCCTGTTTCAGAAACAAGGGATAAAAACCTGGGCTATCAATACCATACGAATGCTTTTCATTACTTCGGTTCAGAAGTAATTGATGTGGTTAGAAATGAATGGACCATGCCTACATTGGGGAGAGAAGAGTTTCACGTTTACGGACTATGGTGGAAAGACGCCAATACCCTTCATTTCTATCATAATGGGAAATTGGTGATGACCACTACCCCGCCCACCTCATTTGAAGAAAACTTGAAAATGATCTTTGATACAGAGGTGTTTTCATTTTATACCGCTTCCTGGGGTCTGCCGGGATTACCGTTAGTAGAAAACCTGAATGACGATTCAAAAAATACCGCTTATATAGATTTTGTAAGGACTTATAAAAAAAGTGAAGTCTCTTATAATTCCGGATTGCTGACCAATGGTTCATTTGAATCTAATGGATTGAATGGCTGGCTTTGGAAAGGCGATGTAAAAATCAATAACAATACCCTAAATCTAAATGAAGGCGTGATATACCTGGAATTAAAGGATCAAGGCAGTGTTATACAGGAAATTGATGTGGAAAAAAATACTGAGTATAGATTAAGCTGGAGTTCCAAAATTGAAAATGAAGAATTACAGGTGGAAGTTTATGATATTAAAAATGCGGCAAACAATAATACATCATGGCAGGAAGATGAATTTAGCTTTAATACCGGCGATACCGACAAAGTCTATATTTCATTTACTGCCGCTACAGGAGCAACTGCCTTTATAGATGCTATCAAACTAGAGAAACTATAATGTGATTTAAACCATAAAAAATAAAACCATGAGAGATCTCGCAGAATACCATCATCCGCTAACAGATATTTTTCCGCAGCCAAAAACGGCAAAAGAGTGGGAGAAATATAAGCTTACTGAAGAACAGGTTGCTTATTACCACGAGTATGGGCACTTATCGGGGATAAAACTGCTGGACGACCGGCAAATTGATCTACTAAACAAACAACTAGAAGAAATCCAGGATCCCGAACACCCCGAACACGATCTTTTTTATGAATTTCATTCCAATGAATCTGAAGATCCCAATTCGGTACTTTTCCATTCCCTGGGACATTGGCGTATAACCAAAGGTTTTCATGATGTATTGTGGAACCCGGCTTTTGTTATGGCTGCCAGTCAGTTATTGGGAAATAAAGCTGTCAGGTTCTGGCATGACCAGTTATTCTGCAAACCGGCAAAACATGGAGGCGTGGTAGCCTGGCACCAGGATTATTCTTACTGGACCCGCACTACCGCTATGCAGCATTTAACCTGTTGGACGGGACTTGATGACGCCACTACTGAAAATGGTTGTCTTCATTATATACCAAAAAGCCATAAATGGGGCTTGCTCGACAAACCAGAACTGGCGGGTGATATGGATAAAATAATGAATTACCTCACCGAAGAACAAAAACATGAATTTAAGCCGGTTCCTATAGAATTAAAAAAAGGCCATGCTTCTTTTCATCATCCATTAATGGTACACGGTTCCTATGAGAATAAATCAGATATAAGCCGCCGTGCATTTGTTCTTAATGTTTTTGCAGATGGAACAATCAGTAATACGAATGAAGAATTATTGAAAGGTGTTCCGGTAATCGAAAAAGGTGAGAAAATGCAAGGTAAATTTTTTCCCATGCTATTTGAAAAATAAATTCCATTAGAAAATTGTATTTCCTTTTTCATAGGATGCAGATAAAAACAAGATGCTAATAATATATTTTTCAGATAAGAAAATCAAGAGCCTCTGGTCATAAAACCCTTCTATAAAGCTTAAAAAATAAAACATGCCGATTATTTCAAAAAGCGCGGTTGCCAAAGGCGACGGTACTTTTATAATAGATAACATACACCTTGCAGATCCTGAAGCAGACGAGGTTTTGGTAAAAATTAAAGCTGCCGGACTTTGCCATACCGATTATGATTCCCTTTCCTGGGGCAAACCTTTAGTGATGGGTCATGAAGGCGCCGGAATTGTGGAAAAGGTGGGGAACGCGATAAAAGACCTGAAAAAAGGTGACCAGGTTATTTTAAACTGGGCTACTCCGTGTATGACATGTTTTCAATGTCAGGATGGAAACCAGCATATTTGTGAGAATAATTCACCCGTGGTAGCCGGCAGTAACGGTCATACTCCGGGTCACGCCCATCTGGAAGGCTCTAAATGGAATGGAAAAGCTATAGAACGATCCTTCAATATTGGTACGTTGAGTGAATATGCCCTGGTAAAAAAATCAGCCGTCGTAAAGGTGGAGGAAGAAAAACTGAATTTTTCTGCTGCGAGTATCATAAGCTGCGGTGTAATGACAGGTTACGGTTCAGTGGTAAATTCAGCAAAATTAATAGCAGGTAGTTCAGCTGTAGTATTGGGCTGTGGCGGGGTAGGTTTAAGTGTTATAAATGCCTGTAAGATTTCAGGTGCAAGTAGGATTATTGCCGTGGACATCAATCCTAAAAAACTGGAACTGGCCAAAAAATTTGGCGCTACAAAAATCGTTTTAGCCGAAAAGACTGATAAAGGATTAAATAAAATAGCTGAACAAATTAAAACAATATTTGATGGCCGTGGCGCAGATTATGCTTTTGAATGCACTGCTATTCCAGAATTGGGTGTTGCACCTTTGGCAATGATCCGCAACGCGGGTACCGCAGTTCAGGTTAGTGGTATAGAACAGGAGATAAATGTAGATATGCGATTGTTTGAGTGGGATAAGGTTTATATAAACCCGTTGTACGGAAAATGTCGCCCACAGATAGATTTTCCTAAGTTGATGCACCTTTTTAAAAAAGGGGATCTGAAACTAAGGGAAATGATTACGAAAGAATACAAGCTCGAAGATCTGCCAAAAGCTTTTGATGATATGCTTGCTGGCAATAATGCCAAGGGAGTGGTGGTGTTCTAATAATTAAGTGAATAAATCGATAAAATGAGCAGTTTAAGAACTATTGAACTTTCAGACAAAAACTTTGAGACTGATGGGCTGCGCTTTCTAACAGTTAAAACTAAAAACCTGAAAGGGCGGGGCGATATTTGCCTTTTTGTTCCCGAAGTTGCTGAAAATGTAACTAACCTGCCCATCTATATCCTGTTGCATGGTGTTTATGGGAGTGCCTGGGTATGGGCTTTAAAAGGCGGTGCCCACCATACCGCTAAGCAATTAATGGACAATGGCAGTATTGATCCAGCCATTATTGCCATGCCTTCAGATGGACTTTGGGGAGATGGTTCGTCCTATTTATCTCACCAGGAAAAAGACTTTGCTCAATGGATTGTTTCGGATGTGCCAAAGGCTATTATCGAAAATATCCCATCTGCAGGGGAGAAATCTAAACTCTGCATTGGCGGGCTCTCCATGGGTGGCTACGGTGCATTGATGTTAGGAGCTAAATATCCTCAAAAATTTAAGGCAATTTCAGCACATAGTGCTATTACAACATTTAAAGGAATGGCGGCTTTTGTAGAAGAGAACCTGAACCTATATAATTTGAAGGATGTGGAAAAGAATGTCATAGACGTCATTTTAGAACATCAAGATCAATTGCCCAACCTTCGATTTGATTGTGGAAGAAATGATGATTTATTGAAAGCTAACCGAAAATTGCATCGGCAACTACTTGAACTTGGCGTAAAACACAGCTTTGAAGAGTTTGAAGGCGGACATGAATGGTCCTACTGGCAAAAGCATTTGGAACTTAGTCTCCGGTTCTTTGATGAACAAATTGGAGTTTAGAAAGAAATGATCATGTTTTTAGCAATCTGTAAAAAAAGCATTTATAAAATGAACAATAAAAAACTAAAAAATATTGCAATATCTAAATTGTATGCTTTTATTCTTATACTCTCCTTTTTGGGTAATAGCTCTTATTCCCAGGAGCATAGAAAAATGGTTGCTGAAAGAGAAATAGATTTCAATCAGGATTGGCAATTTTCCTTACGCGAAATTTCAGATAGCAGCCGTACTCACCACGAAGCAAATTGGAAAAAGCTACAGCTGCCCCATGACTGGAGTGTGGAAGCCTCTTTCGACTCTATAAACG contains these protein-coding regions:
- a CDS encoding Zn-dependent alcohol dehydrogenase; this translates as MPIISKSAVAKGDGTFIIDNIHLADPEADEVLVKIKAAGLCHTDYDSLSWGKPLVMGHEGAGIVEKVGNAIKDLKKGDQVILNWATPCMTCFQCQDGNQHICENNSPVVAGSNGHTPGHAHLEGSKWNGKAIERSFNIGTLSEYALVKKSAVVKVEEEKLNFSAASIISCGVMTGYGSVVNSAKLIAGSSAVVLGCGGVGLSVINACKISGASRIIAVDINPKKLELAKKFGATKIVLAEKTDKGLNKIAEQIKTIFDGRGADYAFECTAIPELGVAPLAMIRNAGTAVQVSGIEQEINVDMRLFEWDKVYINPLYGKCRPQIDFPKLMHLFKKGDLKLREMITKEYKLEDLPKAFDDMLAGNNAKGVVVF
- a CDS encoding alpha/beta hydrolase, producing MSSLRTIELSDKNFETDGLRFLTVKTKNLKGRGDICLFVPEVAENVTNLPIYILLHGVYGSAWVWALKGGAHHTAKQLMDNGSIDPAIIAMPSDGLWGDGSSYLSHQEKDFAQWIVSDVPKAIIENIPSAGEKSKLCIGGLSMGGYGALMLGAKYPQKFKAISAHSAITTFKGMAAFVEENLNLYNLKDVEKNVIDVILEHQDQLPNLRFDCGRNDDLLKANRKLHRQLLELGVKHSFEEFEGGHEWSYWQKHLELSLRFFDEQIGV